The genomic stretch TTGGGTGTACCGGTGGTCATCGCCCGGCAAACCCAGCACCGCTATCACCTGATTGATGGTTTTCATCTCAGCCCGGGCGATCGTGTCTTGGTTGTGGATGACATCACCACCACCGGTGGCACCGCAAAACAACTGCTGGACATTGTTAGGCAGGCAGGTGGTGAGCCGGTAGGCGTTGGCATTTTAGTCACCAAAGGCCTGTTTGAGGTCAATCTGGGCTGTCCTGTAGAGGTTCTCATGCCCCTAGAGGGAATGGATGCGATCGCCCCGGATCAATGTCCGCTTTGCCAGGCCGGCCTGCCCCTGTCCTCCTAGACCTTGGAACCTACCTGAGACTGCTGGGCTTTTTCATAGCCTAAAATAGCAATACTCAAAACCACGATGCCCACGCCCACGCCTTGGCGCAGGGTGAGGGTTTCTTGCAAAAAGATCCAGGCCATCAACGTGGTGGATACCGGATTACTCACCGCCACAATCGACATCAGAGCGGCGCTCACCAAGTG from Candidatus Obscuribacterales bacterium encodes the following:
- a CDS encoding phosphoribosyltransferase family protein, translating into LGVPVVIARQTQHRYHLIDGFHLSPGDRVLVVDDITTTGGTAKQLLDIVRQAGGEPVGVGILVTKGLFEVNLGCPVEVLMPLEGMDAIAPDQCPLCQAGLPLSS